In Bacteroidota bacterium, the genomic window CTACCAGCAACCTCGGAGTAAAATCAGGAGACCAGAGCATTAATCTCCCATTAGAATCCATATAATAACTTTCACCTTTCTGATTTATGATTCTCAAAATCGGCTGGCGCTGTTCAATCTGAATGTCCACTACTCCATTAATCGTAAGATAAACATCTGCCCGCGCAACCCATGGATTAGTGTAGCATAAGCGCTCAAGATAATTCACATCTACATTTTTCAACGGAGTATTTTCCACCTGTCCGAATCGCTGGGCAATGAGTTTACGAATGTCATCTTCATCCACGAAAAAATTTTCTTTCAACGGGTCTCGTTCAATGGTGATATTGACTTTGCTGCACAAGAGTTCGTTTTCCTGCTTTTGTACAAACGCGAAAACAGTTCCTAATCCGGCAATAAGCAGAACCCAGAATGTGATGCGCAATATCTTCTTAAACAATTCCATTGTTTAATTATTTTTTATTCTTGACAAAAGTTCTTTTGCAATCGGCTCAACGAGTGTATCAATATCTCCCGCACCAAGCGTAATCAGCACTTCAACCTTTCTTTCTTTTATTTCTTTAACCAATTCTTTTTTAGAAACAAGTTTCTTATTTTTTGTTCTCACTTTACTCAAAAGCATTTCGGAAGTCACGCCTTCAATTGGTTTTTCACGGGCTGGATAAATATCAAGCAGAATTAATTCGTCCAGCAATTCTAAACTTCTTGCAAACTCATTCGCAAAATCTCTTGTGCGTGTAAAAAGATGAGGCTGAAATACTCCCGTGATTTTTTTCTGCGGATACATTTCCTTCACTGCCGAAATGCAGGCGCGCAATTCTTCGGGATGATGTGCGTAATCATCAATGTAAACCAGATTGCTTGTTTTGATATGGTATTCAAACCTACGCTTCACTCCTTTGAAAGATGCCAGCGCATTCTTGATATTGCCAGAATAAACATTCATCCTCTGAGCCACAGCAACAGAAGCCACTGCATTCTCAACATTATGTTTTCCTGGAATTCCGAGAACAACTCCGCGTATTGTCTGCTCGGGAGTCACTACATCAAAAATGTAATCGCCTTTCTTTATCGCAATCTTTCTCGCGTAATAATCTGATGAATGCTGAAGGGAATACGTTATTTTGTTTTCATTTTTCTCCACAAGGAGAACTTTGTCAACACCTTTTTTAATCACAAGCAATCCACCATCTTTAACCTGGGAAGAAAACTGCGCATAAGTTTCTTCCATTTGTTTTTTGTCTCCGTAAATATCCAGATGGTCAGCGTCAACAGAAGTGATGACAGCAATATCCGGATGAAGCGTGAGGAATGAACGGTCATACTCATCCGCTTCAACCACTATGATAGGTTTTATTTTAGATTTTTTCTTTTTCAGTTTTTCGCTGAGTAGAAGATTGGTTCCGTAGTTCTGAGTGATGCCACCGAGAAATGCGGTGCAATCCACTTCGGAAGATTTCAGAATATGCGCGATGAGCGATGAAGTGGTTGTTTTGCCGTGCGTACCTGCTACAGCGATAGTGAAAGCTTGCTCAGTAATCGCACCCAACGTCTCTGCCCTCTTCTTTATTATATAGCCGTTCTTCTGGAAATATTTTAATTCAGAATGTTCTTTGGGAACTGCGGGTGTCAATACAACAAGAGTTTCTGGCTTCTGGCTTCTGGCTTCTGGCTGAATAAGTTCAACATTATCTTCAAAATGAATATTTATTCCTTCTGAAATAAGTTCGTCCGTTAGTGCAGTTTTTGTTTTATCATAACCGCTCACAGATTTTCCCATAGCGTTGAAGTAACGAGCAAGTGCACTCATGCCAATGCCTCCGATTCCGAGGAAGTAAACATATTTTATGTTGTCAAAATTCATCGGTTACTAATTACTAATCTTTACGAATGTTACGAATTTGTATTTCATTTTGTCTTTCTTGTCTACTGTCTATTGTTTACTTGTAAGTTTCATTACTTCTTTTGCTATCACTTCTGCCGAATTCGGAAAAGCAAGTCTGAAAATATTCTGGCTCAGTTTAGTTTGTCGTTGGGTGTCGTTCATCAAAGAAATTATTTCTTGTCCAAGCTTTTCTCTCGACTCTGAATCTTTCACGAGAATTGCAGAATCTTTTTTTACGAGTGCCATTGCGTTTTTTGTCTGATGGTCTTCTGCCACATTTGGCGAAGGAACCAGAATGCATGGCTTTTTTACTATGGCAAGTTCCGAAAGAGAAATTGCTCCTGCGCGCGAGACGACAATATCAGCACAGGCATACGCCAAATCCATTCGCGAAAGAAATCCATAGACCCGAACTCCGTTATCTTCGCGCGGCAGTTGAGAAGTAACTTCGGTTGCATATTGTATATATGACTGACCAGTTTGCCAGATTATCTGAATGTTATTTTTTATAAGTAAATCCATGCAAGAGGCAACGCTTTGATTAATGGTGCGTGCGCCTAAACTTCCTCCAAGAAAAAGAACAGTTTTTTTATTTGGGTTCAGCGAAAAATCTTTAAATGCTTTTTCTCTCTTTCCTTCCAGTGAAAGAATATCTTGCCTTACAGGATTTCCAGTGACAATAATTTTTTCTTTCGGGAAGTATTTTTCCATTCCTTCGTAAGCCACACAGATCTTATTCACTCTTTTGCCAAGAAGTTTATTTGTGATTCCTGGAAATGAATTCTGCTCCTGAATCAGACAAGGAATATTCATTCCCGAAGCAGTTCTCAACAGTGGACCGCTTGCAAAACCTCCCGTGCCGACTGCCACATCGGGCCTAAAACTTTTGATTATTTTCTTTGACTTCATCAAACTTGATATCACTTTAAAAGGAAACGACAAATTATCAATCGTCAGTCTCCTTTGCAATCCGCTTATCCACAGCCCTTCTATTTTATATCCAGCAGAAGGAACTTTTTCCATTTCCATTCTTCCTTTGGCTCCCACAAAAAGTATTTCCGTCTTCTCATCAATTTTCTTCAGCGCGCTGGCAATAGCAATGGCAGGAAAAATATGTCCGCCTGTTCCGCCTCCGCTGATAATTACTTTCATATGCTTTGCCCCTTCCCTAAAGGGAGAGGACATATTTTATCTTATATCCCAAATGGCACACTTTGCATTTCTCCCTTTAGGGCCGGGGTGTCATCTGTCTTCTTTTCTTTTTCAAGTTCTCTGCTCGCGCTCAAAATCATTCCAATCGCAATGCTTGCAAACCAGATGGAAGTTCCACCCATGCTCACAAGCGGAAGCGGTTGTCCTGTAACAGGCACTAAGTTCACCGCCACCGCCATATTTATCATCGCCTGAAAAACCAAAATGAATGCACATCCGACAGCAAGCATGCTGGGAAAAATTTTCTGGCACTTAGTGGCAATCCGAATAGCCCGATACAATAATATAAGGTAAAGGAAAATCACAAAGACCGCCATCCACAATCCGTATTCCTCAATGATGATTGCGAAAATAAAATCCGAATAGGGGTGAGGCAAAAAATTCCTCTGTGTGCTTTTGCCAGGACCTTTTCCAAAAATTCCACCTGTAGCAATTGCAATCTTGGATTGTTCTACCTGATAATTTACTTCTGATTTTCCATCTATGAAATTTTCAATCCGCGCTTTCCATGTCGGACCGCGGTGAATTGCGTCTGGGAAATTCCATATCAATACTCCGAGCAAAGCAACAGCCACAATTCCAATACCGATAATTGATAAAATATATTTAAAATTAATTCTTCCGATAAACATCAGTATCAGGCAAGTTGTAAAAAGCATTGCCGAAGTGGAAAAATTTGCAGGCATAATCAAAACACAAACAAATACCACAGGAATTATTATCGGCAGAAAAGCACTTTTAAAATCCTTGATTTCATTTTGCTTGACGGCAAGCGTTCGCGCCACATACATGATGAGCGCAATCTTTGCGAAGTCAGATGTCTGAAATGTTAAATCAATCACAGGAATTCTCAGCCATCGGCTTGCTTCGTTTATACTTGAACCTGAAAAAAGTGTTATTGCTAAAAGCGGAACTGCAAGTATCATGACAATAACTGCAACGCGCGAATAAAATCCACTTCTGAGTTTGTGCGTTAAATACATCAGCACCAGTCCGAACAAAATTATTCCCGTGTGCTTGAGAAGATACGGTGCCGTGTCGCCCGCCTTGTATTTGTATGCGAGCGTTGCAATAGAACTGTAAACAGTGAGGATAGACAAAATGGACAGAAACACCACAACCGCCCAGATTGTTTTATCTCCGTGTATTTTTTTTAGAAAGTTTTTCATACCCTTTCTTTATTATTTATTTGTCATTCCGAGCAAAGCGAGGAATCCCATTGAGAGATTTCTCCTTTCTGTCGAAATGACATTTTATTTATTACAACGACTTTACCGCCTGCTTGAATTTTCTTCCTCTGTCCTCGTAGTTGTCAAACAAATCAAAACTTGAGCAGCAGGGAGAAAGCAACACAGTGTCGCCCTTAGTTGAAAGTTTTGCAGACATGCGAACTGCTTCGTCTGCTGATTTTGTTTGCACAATCACATCCACAATTTTAGAAAATGCTTTTATTATTTTTTTGTTGTCTGTGCCAAGGCAAACAATTGCTTTCACTTTCTGCTTCACTAATTCCTGAAGCATTTTGTAATCGTTTCCTTTATCAATTCCTCCAACAATCCACACAGTGGGATGTTGCATGCTTTCTAATGCATACCAGGTGGAATTCACATTAGTTGCTTTTGAATCGTTGATGTAATCAACGCCATGAACTTTGGTTACAAATTCAAGGCGGTGCTCAATGTTTTGAAAATCCGAAAGCGATTCGCGGATTTCGTTTTTTCGCACATCAACAAGGCGTGTGGCAATTCCTGCCGCCATTGAGTTGTACTGGTTGTGTTTTCCCTGTAGTGCTAGTTGTTCTACGAACATAGTGAGTGGTGTTTGTGTTTGGTTTATATTGATTTTTATTTTATTCTTTTCTAAGTGCGCTCCTGTTTTTATTTTTCTTTTTATCGAGAAAGGAAACAGGCGCGCGTTGAACTTTCTCTTTTTAAATTCTTTTTTTATTATTTCGTCATCAGCGCAATAGATGAAAGCGTCTTCCTTTGTTTGATTCTGTGTTATGCGGAACTTCGAGTTGATGTAGTTCTGAAACTTG contains:
- a CDS encoding UDP-N-acetylmuramate--L-alanine ligase; protein product: MNFDNIKYVYFLGIGGIGMSALARYFNAMGKSVSGYDKTKTALTDELISEGINIHFEDNVELIQPEARSQKPETLVVLTPAVPKEHSELKYFQKNGYIIKKRAETLGAITEQAFTIAVAGTHGKTTTSSLIAHILKSSEVDCTAFLGGITQNYGTNLLLSEKLKKKKSKIKPIIVVEADEYDRSFLTLHPDIAVITSVDADHLDIYGDKKQMEETYAQFSSQVKDGGLLVIKKGVDKVLLVEKNENKITYSLQHSSDYYARKIAIKKGDYIFDVVTPEQTIRGVVLGIPGKHNVENAVASVAVAQRMNVYSGNIKNALASFKGVKRRFEYHIKTSNLVYIDDYAHHPEELRACISAVKEMYPQKKITGVFQPHLFTRTRDFANEFARSLELLDELILLDIYPAREKPIEGVTSEMLLSKVRTKNKKLVSKKELVKEIKERKVEVLITLGAGDIDTLVEPIAKELLSRIKNN
- the murG gene encoding undecaprenyldiphospho-muramoylpentapeptide beta-N-acetylglucosaminyltransferase, which produces MSSPFREGAKHMKVIISGGGTGGHIFPAIAIASALKKIDEKTEILFVGAKGRMEMEKVPSAGYKIEGLWISGLQRRLTIDNLSFPFKVISSLMKSKKIIKSFRPDVAVGTGGFASGPLLRTASGMNIPCLIQEQNSFPGITNKLLGKRVNKICVAYEGMEKYFPKEKIIVTGNPVRQDILSLEGKREKAFKDFSLNPNKKTVLFLGGSLGARTINQSVASCMDLLIKNNIQIIWQTGQSYIQYATEVTSQLPREDNGVRVYGFLSRMDLAYACADIVVSRAGAISLSELAIVKKPCILVPSPNVAEDHQTKNAMALVKKDSAILVKDSESREKLGQEIISLMNDTQRQTKLSQNIFRLAFPNSAEVIAKEVMKLTSKQ
- a CDS encoding FtsW/RodA/SpoVE family cell cycle protein — protein: MKNFLKKIHGDKTIWAVVVFLSILSILTVYSSIATLAYKYKAGDTAPYLLKHTGIILFGLVLMYLTHKLRSGFYSRVAVIVMILAVPLLAITLFSGSSINEASRWLRIPVIDLTFQTSDFAKIALIMYVARTLAVKQNEIKDFKSAFLPIIIPVVFVCVLIMPANFSTSAMLFTTCLILMFIGRINFKYILSIIGIGIVAVALLGVLIWNFPDAIHRGPTWKARIENFIDGKSEVNYQVEQSKIAIATGGIFGKGPGKSTQRNFLPHPYSDFIFAIIIEEYGLWMAVFVIFLYLILLYRAIRIATKCQKIFPSMLAVGCAFILVFQAMINMAVAVNLVPVTGQPLPLVSMGGTSIWFASIAIGMILSASRELEKEKKTDDTPALKGEMQSVPFGI
- the murD gene encoding UDP-N-acetylmuramoyl-L-alanine--D-glutamate ligase; this translates as MKKWEKEKQQNQSPSLREGRVGLRLVVLGAGESGTGTAVLAKKKGFEVFVSDKGKIKDEYKKVLSHHGIAHEEGKHTASLILNADEVVKSPGIPEKAEMIVKLRKKKIPIVSEIEFASRYTKATLIGITGTNGKTTTTNLIYHILKNAGYKVAMGGNVGKSFAMFVAEGNYDYFVLELSSFQLDGMFKTRINIAILTNITPDHLDSYNYKFQNYINSKFRITQNQTKEDAFIYCADDEIIKKEFKKRKFNARLFPFSIKRKIKTGAHLEKNKIKININQTQTPLTMFVEQLALQGKHNQYNSMAAGIATRLVDVRKNEIRESLSDFQNIEHRLEFVTKVHGVDYINDSKATNVNSTWYALESMQHPTVWIVGGIDKGNDYKMLQELVKQKVKAIVCLGTDNKKIIKAFSKIVDVIVQTKSADEAVRMSAKLSTKGDTVLLSPCCSSFDLFDNYEDRGRKFKQAVKSL